A single genomic interval of Sinorhizobium garamanticum harbors:
- a CDS encoding aldose epimerase family protein has protein sequence MTYVDPNISRTWHRSVLGAAVLGMSVLLTGTSAGAGSVDKTPFGKTQDGKAVDLYTLTNDKGASVKFIAYGGIITAINVPDRWSKLDNIVLGFKELADYESKNPYFGALIGRYGNRIGGAKFTLDGTQYQLAANNGPNSLHGGNKGFDKAVWAVEPLTNVSGAAARLSYTSKDGEEGYPGTLTVRVVYTLTNDNELRIDYEATTDKPTVVNLTSHSYFNLAGDGAGGIGDHILTINADRYTPVDATLIPTGELASVTGTPFDFRQGMPIGARIRSNDPQMVYGRGYDHNYALNRSGSGLSLAARVYEPRSGRIMEISTTEPGVQFYSGNFLDSTLIGPTGQQYRQTDGFCLETQHFPDSPNKSSFPTTVLKPGETLKSTTIHKFSTDAS, from the coding sequence ATGACGTATGTCGATCCCAACATATCGCGTACGTGGCATAGATCTGTGCTCGGCGCGGCCGTGCTCGGCATGTCGGTGCTGCTGACGGGAACAAGCGCCGGAGCCGGCTCTGTGGACAAGACCCCTTTCGGAAAAACGCAGGACGGCAAAGCAGTCGATCTCTACACGCTCACCAACGACAAGGGTGCGTCCGTCAAGTTCATCGCCTATGGCGGCATCATCACGGCAATCAACGTGCCCGACCGCTGGAGCAAGCTCGACAACATCGTGCTCGGCTTCAAGGAACTCGCCGACTACGAATCCAAGAACCCATATTTCGGCGCCTTGATCGGGCGCTACGGCAATCGCATCGGCGGCGCGAAGTTCACGCTCGACGGCACACAGTACCAGCTCGCCGCCAATAATGGGCCGAATAGCCTGCATGGCGGCAACAAAGGCTTCGACAAGGCCGTCTGGGCAGTCGAGCCGCTGACCAACGTGAGCGGGGCCGCAGCGCGGCTCAGCTACACGAGCAAGGATGGCGAGGAAGGCTATCCCGGCACGCTCACGGTCCGGGTCGTCTACACTCTCACCAACGACAACGAGCTGCGCATCGACTACGAGGCGACGACGGACAAACCGACCGTAGTCAATCTCACCAGTCACTCCTACTTCAATCTCGCCGGCGACGGCGCGGGCGGGATCGGCGATCACATCCTCACGATCAACGCCGATCGCTACACGCCGGTCGATGCGACCTTGATCCCGACCGGGGAGCTCGCCTCCGTGACCGGCACGCCGTTCGACTTCCGCCAAGGCATGCCAATCGGCGCACGTATCCGCTCGAACGACCCACAGATGGTCTATGGCCGCGGATACGATCACAACTATGCGCTGAACCGATCGGGTAGTGGGCTTTCACTCGCCGCGCGTGTCTACGAGCCGCGCTCTGGCCGGATCATGGAGATCTCGACCACTGAGCCTGGCGTCCAGTTCTACAGCGGCAACTTCCTCGATTCGACGCTTATTGGCCCGACCGGTCAGCAATACCGCCAGACCGATGGCTTCTGCCTCGAGACGCAGCACTTCCCGGATTCGCCGAACAAGTCGTCCTTTCCAACGACGGTGCTGAAACCGGGCGAGACGCTGAAGTCGACAACGATACATAAGTTCTCCACCGATGCGTCTTAG
- a CDS encoding M14 family metallopeptidase, with protein sequence MSLIARVTSPGPQKPLGDVLRVPLGIDVWEVKPDHLILRGTEAQLDRLSRMGYSVEQLEDVARHLSTFAATEAAEQYHSAASLEEELRQLAEAKPDIAQLIEIGRSIEGRPILALRIGDRRGGVPKILFMGCHHAREWIAVEVPFLLAKELVERADEAPIAGWLTSGEVWVAPMVNPDGHEHSRAEERLWRKNRRRNDDGSFGVDPNRNYGYMWGILDVPTSSQVPSDETYVGPRAFSEPETQAVRDLVGCERFAGVITYHSYSQLILYPWGYTDKPIPDAQHREQMVGMAQEMQTLIQGVHGKVYVPQQSSALYPTAGDTTDWTYGTYGIPSFTVELRPRTFQEGGFILPPDQILPTWEENRPAAFRFVEQLLAVPVA encoded by the coding sequence ATGAGCCTCATCGCCAGGGTCACGTCTCCGGGACCGCAGAAGCCACTTGGGGACGTTCTTCGGGTGCCGCTGGGCATCGACGTTTGGGAGGTCAAGCCGGATCACCTGATCCTTCGTGGAACCGAGGCTCAGTTGGACCGCCTGTCCCGCATGGGCTACAGCGTTGAGCAGCTCGAAGATGTGGCGCGGCACCTGTCCACCTTCGCCGCGACCGAGGCGGCAGAGCAGTATCATTCGGCAGCCAGCCTGGAGGAGGAGCTGCGACAGCTCGCCGAAGCGAAGCCGGACATCGCCCAGCTGATCGAGATCGGTCGAAGCATCGAGGGCCGACCCATCCTCGCCTTGCGGATCGGGGACCGTCGCGGTGGTGTTCCCAAAATTCTCTTCATGGGCTGCCACCACGCGCGCGAGTGGATCGCGGTGGAAGTGCCCTTCCTGCTCGCCAAGGAACTCGTGGAGCGGGCTGACGAGGCGCCGATCGCAGGCTGGCTTACGAGCGGAGAAGTCTGGGTCGCCCCGATGGTCAACCCGGACGGCCACGAACATAGCCGGGCGGAAGAGCGCCTTTGGCGCAAGAATCGCCGGAGGAACGACGACGGCTCATTCGGCGTCGACCCGAACCGCAACTATGGCTACATGTGGGGCATTCTCGACGTGCCCACCTCCAGCCAAGTGCCGAGCGACGAGACCTACGTCGGCCCGCGCGCTTTTTCTGAGCCGGAGACGCAGGCGGTCCGCGATCTTGTAGGCTGCGAACGCTTCGCCGGCGTGATCACCTATCACAGCTACTCTCAGCTGATACTCTACCCCTGGGGTTACACGGACAAGCCCATACCGGACGCTCAGCATCGGGAGCAGATGGTGGGGATGGCTCAGGAGATGCAAACCCTGATCCAGGGCGTGCACGGAAAGGTCTATGTCCCGCAGCAGTCTTCCGCGCTCTACCCAACCGCGGGCGACACAACGGATTGGACCTACGGAACCTACGGCATTCCGTCCTTCACGGTCGAACTCAGGCCGCGCACCTTCCAGGAAGGCGGTTTCATCCTGCCGCCGGACCAGATCCTGCCGACCTGGGAAGAGAACCGTCCGGCTGCATTCCGGTTCGTCGAACAGCTGCTGGCGGTACCTGTCGCATAG
- a CDS encoding multiheme c-type cytochrome, producing MSLRIRVTAILWTALSLCLLLFAGSAAAAEETAASVADPLVAPHDGFVDEETCTSCHAEQAAAFAKSHHAKAMALADDKSVRADFNNARFERGGVAAEFFRRDGRFFIRTEGVDGRQADFEVKYTFAYEPLQQYLVDIGHGRLQAFDVAWDTHRQEWFWLGEGSKARPGSTYHWTGPFYRWNRTCIDCHSTDPQVNFEPDTNGYKSSYVATSIGCQSCHGGGAKHVEWTEAKSRGSPMATMPGLGLATVNQDTCFACHSRRTKLLHGYKPGSTYLDHFSPALMRPDLYFPDGQILDEVFEYGSFQQSKMSRAGVVCGDCHRPHEGSLRVEGNALCTQCHAEAGPDRFKAFDPRGAFDIITHTRHPAGSAGAQCVNCHMPERTYMKVDRRRDHSFVIPRPDLSEAYGIPNACTSCHEGETNAWAAKRMDEWYGTAWRKRRTVAHAFAAAAKNEPNSIEALRAFLEDRELPAYVRASAVAEMARVGGAAAAADVKAAAEDHAPIVRLGAAEAAASLPPDLRMTAIDTLLKDKTRAVRVAAVAALGEAQSELLGEARRAFGAAADDLKAYADANADVAEAQARYGLFLASRGDMDEAERTLLRAVALDPTLVGSRINLAEFYRFAGQNGKSEHAYSSAVEAMPDSAELRYGHALALVRLKTIPDAVTELEAAVTLEPGNTRYRTTLAIALDSIGRTEEAFSLLAHAIDRQVRDADLFGAAIQFGLKLGRYEQTLSYAEELARLQPDNPAIADLLIALRSQAGHGK from the coding sequence TTGTCTTTACGCATTCGCGTAACAGCAATTCTTTGGACGGCCCTTTCGCTTTGTCTCTTGCTTTTCGCCGGGTCTGCGGCTGCGGCGGAAGAGACTGCGGCATCCGTCGCTGACCCGCTGGTCGCACCCCATGACGGATTCGTCGACGAGGAGACGTGTACGTCCTGCCATGCCGAACAGGCCGCCGCATTCGCCAAGTCGCACCACGCCAAGGCAATGGCCCTTGCCGATGACAAATCGGTGCGCGCCGATTTCAACAACGCCCGGTTCGAGCGCGGTGGCGTTGCGGCAGAGTTCTTCCGCCGCGACGGTCGCTTCTTCATTCGCACGGAAGGAGTTGACGGCAGGCAAGCGGATTTCGAAGTAAAATATACTTTCGCCTACGAACCCCTGCAGCAATATCTAGTCGACATCGGCCACGGGCGGCTGCAGGCTTTCGATGTTGCCTGGGACACCCATAGGCAGGAATGGTTCTGGCTGGGCGAAGGCAGCAAGGCGCGGCCAGGATCCACATATCATTGGACGGGTCCCTTCTACCGCTGGAACCGCACCTGCATCGACTGCCATTCCACCGACCCTCAAGTCAATTTCGAACCGGACACGAACGGATATAAGTCGTCCTACGTCGCGACCAGCATTGGCTGCCAGTCCTGCCACGGCGGCGGTGCGAAGCACGTCGAATGGACCGAAGCGAAGTCGAGAGGCTCCCCGATGGCCACGATGCCCGGTCTCGGCTTGGCGACGGTCAACCAGGACACCTGTTTTGCCTGTCATTCGCGGCGGACCAAGCTTCTCCATGGATATAAACCCGGCAGCACTTACCTCGATCATTTCTCTCCAGCCCTGATGCGCCCGGACCTGTATTTTCCGGACGGACAGATCCTCGACGAGGTGTTTGAATATGGCTCCTTCCAGCAGAGCAAGATGTCGAGGGCGGGTGTCGTCTGCGGCGACTGCCACCGGCCACACGAAGGCTCCCTGCGCGTCGAGGGAAACGCCTTGTGCACACAATGCCATGCGGAGGCCGGGCCGGACAGGTTCAAGGCTTTCGACCCACGAGGCGCGTTCGACATCATCACCCATACACGGCATCCCGCCGGATCGGCGGGCGCACAATGCGTGAACTGCCACATGCCTGAGCGCACATACATGAAGGTTGATCGGCGTCGCGACCATTCCTTTGTCATCCCCCGCCCCGACCTCTCGGAAGCATACGGTATCCCGAACGCATGCACCTCCTGCCACGAAGGCGAGACTAATGCCTGGGCAGCGAAAAGAATGGATGAGTGGTACGGCACAGCCTGGCGAAAGCGTCGGACGGTTGCCCATGCGTTCGCTGCTGCAGCGAAGAACGAGCCGAACTCCATTGAGGCGTTGCGCGCGTTTCTGGAAGATCGTGAACTGCCCGCCTACGTTCGAGCAAGTGCGGTCGCCGAAATGGCAAGGGTCGGCGGCGCGGCGGCCGCGGCGGATGTCAAGGCGGCGGCAGAAGATCACGCCCCGATCGTCAGGCTGGGGGCCGCGGAGGCCGCCGCCAGCCTGCCCCCCGACCTGAGGATGACAGCAATCGATACTCTCCTTAAGGACAAGACTCGGGCGGTCCGCGTCGCCGCAGTCGCTGCACTTGGCGAAGCTCAATCCGAACTGCTCGGCGAAGCACGCCGCGCGTTCGGCGCCGCGGCCGATGACCTCAAGGCATATGCCGACGCAAATGCGGACGTTGCCGAAGCACAGGCCAGATATGGGCTGTTCCTCGCCAGCCGGGGGGACATGGACGAAGCCGAGAGAACGCTGCTACGGGCCGTGGCCCTCGATCCGACGCTTGTGGGTTCCCGCATCAACCTTGCGGAATTCTACCGCTTTGCCGGCCAGAACGGGAAATCGGAACATGCCTACAGTTCAGCCGTCGAAGCCATGCCTGACAGCGCCGAGTTACGCTACGGCCACGCACTCGCCCTCGTGCGCCTGAAGACGATACCGGACGCTGTCACGGAACTTGAAGCGGCGGTGACGCTTGAGCCGGGCAACACGCGGTATAGAACCACTCTTGCGATCGCTCTCGATTCGATCGGTCGAACCGAGGAGGCGTTCTCACTGCTAGCACATGCCATTGATAGGCAAGTGCGAGACGCTGACCTCTTTGGAGCTGCTATCCAATTCGGCCTGAAGCTCGGTCGCTACGAGCAGACCCTGAGCTACGCTGAGGAACTTGCAAGATTGCAGCCCGACAATCCAGCGATCGCGGATTTGTTGATCGCGCTTCGTAGCCAAGCGGGACACGGCAAGTAG
- a CDS encoding HAD family hydrolase — protein sequence MTTCDFLKLARGAALGIAASLFIVVSAQAQNDPLPSWNDTAPKTAIVSFVEKVTKENSPDFVPEPERIAVFDNDGTLWVEHPMYTQLAFALDRVKAEAPSHPEWKDTQPFKAVLEGDMKTLAASGEKGLMEIMMAAHAGMTSDEFQKIVSDWLATARDPKFKKPYTELVYQPMLELLDYLRANGFKTFIVSGGGIEFMRPWTEQVYGVPPEQVVGSSIKTQFEMRDGTPSLFRLPQINFIDDKAGKPVGINEHIGRRPIAAFGNSDGDLEMLQWTTMTGGSVRFGMLIHHTDAEREYAYDRDTEFGRLDKALDAAALNQWTVVDMKADWKQVFPEK from the coding sequence ATGACTACCTGTGACTTCCTCAAGCTCGCTCGCGGTGCGGCGCTCGGTATCGCGGCCAGCTTGTTTATCGTTGTTTCGGCGCAGGCCCAGAACGACCCACTGCCTTCGTGGAATGACACCGCCCCTAAGACGGCCATCGTCTCCTTCGTCGAGAAGGTGACCAAGGAAAACTCGCCCGACTTCGTTCCGGAACCGGAGCGCATCGCCGTCTTCGACAACGACGGCACGCTGTGGGTCGAGCATCCGATGTATACCCAGCTCGCCTTCGCGCTCGACCGCGTGAAGGCCGAGGCTCCGTCCCATCCGGAATGGAAGGACACGCAGCCGTTCAAGGCCGTGCTCGAAGGTGACATGAAGACCCTCGCCGCATCCGGCGAAAAGGGTCTTATGGAGATCATGATGGCGGCTCATGCGGGAATGACCAGCGACGAGTTCCAAAAGATCGTTTCCGATTGGCTTGCCACCGCACGCGACCCGAAGTTCAAGAAACCCTATACCGAACTTGTCTACCAGCCGATGCTCGAACTGCTCGACTATCTCCGCGCCAACGGCTTCAAGACCTTCATCGTGTCGGGTGGCGGCATCGAATTCATGCGGCCATGGACCGAGCAGGTCTACGGCGTTCCGCCGGAGCAGGTCGTCGGCTCGTCGATAAAGACACAGTTCGAGATGCGTGACGGCACGCCCAGCCTGTTCCGCCTGCCACAAATCAACTTCATCGATGACAAGGCAGGCAAGCCAGTCGGTATCAACGAACATATCGGCCGTCGCCCGATCGCCGCCTTCGGCAACTCCGACGGCGATCTGGAAATGCTGCAATGGACGACGATGACGGGCGGGAGCGTCCGTTTCGGTATGCTCATTCATCACACCGACGCTGAACGCGAATACGCCTACGACCGGGACACGGAATTCGGCCGCCTCGACAAGGCGCTTGATGCTGCCGCCTTGAACCAGTGGACGGTTGTGGACATGAAGGCCGACTGGAAACAGGTTTTTCCGGAGAAGTAG
- a CDS encoding arylsulfatase produces MKRKVGICSLFAFTLAAASWADPSDALAQEAQQKPNILFIVSDDTGYGDLGPYGGGEGRGMPTPNIDKLAEEGMTFFSFYAQPSCTPGRAAMQTGRIPNRSGMTTVAFQGQGGGLPAAEWTLASVLKRGGYQTYFTGKWHLGEADYALPNAQGYDEMKYVGLYHLNAYTYADPTWFPDMDAETRALFQKVTKGSLSGKAGGQVTEDFKINGQYVDTPVIDGKPGVVGIPFFDGYVEKAAIEFLDAAAKKPDQPFFINVNFMKVHQPNLPAPEFQHKSLSKTKYADSVVELDTRIGRIMDKLRETGMDRNTLVFYTTDNGAWQDVYPDAGYTPFRGTKGTVREGGNRVPAIALWPSKIKPGSKSHDVVGGLDLMATFASVAGVALPDKDREDKPIIFDSIDMSPVLLGTGESARKNWFYFTENELTPGAARVGHYKAVFNLRGDNGASTGGLAVDTNLGWKGAQSYVAIVPQVFDLWQDPQERYDVFMNNYTEHTWTLVSISAAIKDLMKTYVEYPPRKLQSMGYDGPIELSKYQMLQSVREQLEKEGVNISAPTGN; encoded by the coding sequence ATGAAGCGCAAAGTTGGCATTTGCAGTCTCTTCGCATTTACTCTTGCAGCAGCTTCGTGGGCGGATCCGTCTGACGCTCTCGCCCAGGAGGCACAACAAAAGCCCAACATCCTGTTCATCGTATCCGATGACACCGGCTATGGCGATCTCGGCCCCTATGGCGGCGGCGAAGGCCGTGGCATGCCGACCCCGAACATCGACAAGCTGGCGGAAGAGGGAATGACCTTCTTTTCCTTCTACGCTCAGCCAAGCTGCACGCCGGGCCGCGCCGCGATGCAGACCGGACGCATTCCGAACCGCAGCGGCATGACGACCGTGGCCTTCCAGGGCCAGGGTGGCGGCCTGCCGGCAGCTGAGTGGACGCTTGCGTCGGTGTTGAAGCGAGGAGGTTATCAGACCTATTTCACCGGCAAGTGGCACCTTGGCGAGGCAGACTACGCGCTGCCGAACGCGCAGGGCTATGACGAGATGAAATATGTCGGCCTCTATCATCTCAACGCCTACACCTATGCCGACCCGACCTGGTTTCCCGATATGGACGCGGAAACACGGGCCCTGTTCCAGAAGGTGACGAAAGGCTCGCTGTCCGGCAAGGCTGGCGGCCAAGTGACGGAGGACTTCAAGATCAACGGCCAGTACGTCGACACGCCCGTGATCGACGGCAAGCCGGGCGTTGTGGGCATCCCGTTCTTCGATGGGTATGTCGAGAAGGCGGCGATAGAATTCCTGGACGCCGCCGCCAAGAAACCGGATCAACCGTTCTTCATCAACGTCAACTTCATGAAGGTGCACCAACCCAACCTTCCGGCCCCCGAATTCCAGCACAAATCCCTGTCTAAGACGAAGTATGCCGACTCGGTTGTGGAGCTCGACACGCGCATCGGAAGGATCATGGACAAACTGCGTGAAACCGGCATGGACAGGAACACGCTGGTTTTCTACACGACCGACAACGGGGCCTGGCAGGACGTTTATCCGGATGCCGGGTACACGCCGTTCCGTGGCACCAAGGGCACCGTGCGCGAAGGCGGCAATCGGGTCCCAGCGATCGCGCTCTGGCCGAGCAAGATCAAGCCGGGTTCGAAGAGCCATGATGTTGTCGGCGGTCTCGACCTGATGGCGACATTCGCTTCGGTCGCCGGTGTGGCGTTACCCGACAAGGATCGCGAGGACAAGCCCATCATCTTCGACAGCATCGACATGTCGCCGGTTCTGCTCGGCACAGGCGAATCGGCGCGCAAGAACTGGTTTTACTTCACAGAGAATGAGCTGACGCCCGGCGCTGCGCGCGTCGGCCATTACAAGGCCGTGTTCAACCTGCGCGGTGACAACGGGGCCTCGACCGGTGGACTCGCGGTCGACACGAATCTCGGCTGGAAGGGTGCCCAGTCCTACGTGGCGATCGTACCGCAGGTATTCGATCTGTGGCAGGATCCGCAGGAGCGCTACGACGTATTCATGAATAACTATACCGAGCACACCTGGACCCTGGTCTCCATCTCCGCGGCCATCAAGGACCTCATGAAAACCTATGTCGAGTACCCGCCGCGCAAGCTGCAGAGCATGGGCTACGACGGCCCGATCGAACTCTCCAAATACCAGATGCTGCAGTCGGTTCGGGAGCAGCTCGAGAAGGAGGGCGTCAACATTTCCGCTCCGACCGGAAACTAG
- a CDS encoding class I SAM-dependent methyltransferase, whose translation MVTQPTFKTLEHRGWSERARIYDRYSGRFCRYGVAALIDAAGISRGQTTLDVCCGTGEASLAAAACGAIVTGVDFSEDMIVAAQAKGSNVNFQVGDAEALIFEDAAFDRVINNFGTLHLADPERAIAEAARVLKPGGRYAFTVWRGPEIAPLFRIVPEVVSAHGTLEVDLPPAPPMFRFAEREEAMRVLSAAGFTDVTFGDIPATLDFPLAELSDFFRHAFVRLTMVLDRQEPTARARIEEALGERFQDFTDNGIVHLPLPALVVSAARA comes from the coding sequence ATGGTTACGCAACCGACCTTCAAAACGCTCGAACATCGCGGCTGGAGCGAGCGCGCCCGGATCTACGATCGCTATTCGGGCCGGTTCTGCCGCTACGGCGTAGCGGCGCTCATCGATGCGGCCGGGATCAGCCGCGGTCAGACGACGCTCGATGTCTGTTGCGGCACCGGAGAGGCAAGCCTGGCGGCCGCCGCGTGCGGCGCGATCGTCACCGGCGTCGACTTTTCCGAGGACATGATCGTGGCGGCACAAGCCAAGGGCAGCAACGTCAATTTCCAGGTCGGCGACGCCGAGGCGCTCATCTTCGAGGACGCCGCGTTCGACCGCGTCATCAACAATTTCGGCACCCTGCATCTGGCCGACCCGGAGCGGGCGATTGCCGAGGCCGCGCGGGTGCTGAAGCCCGGCGGCCGCTACGCCTTCACCGTCTGGCGCGGGCCGGAGATCGCGCCGCTGTTCCGGATCGTTCCCGAGGTCGTCAGCGCCCACGGCACGCTCGAAGTCGACCTGCCGCCCGCGCCGCCGATGTTCCGCTTCGCCGAGCGGGAGGAGGCGATGCGGGTGCTCTCGGCGGCCGGCTTCACCGACGTCACCTTCGGCGACATCCCCGCCACGCTCGACTTCCCGCTCGCCGAGCTTTCCGACTTCTTCCGCCACGCCTTCGTCCGCCTGACGATGGTGCTCGACAGGCAGGAGCCGACGGCACGGGCACGGATAGAGGAAGCGCTCGGCGAACGCTTCCAAGACTTCACCGACAACGGCATCGTCCACCTGCCGCTCCCCGCCCTCGTCGTCAGCGCCGCGCGCGCCTGA
- a CDS encoding GNAT family N-acetyltransferase translates to MMTTNQYSFRKVTLDDLDMLMGWQSNPHVREWWGSDEPYNEADLADPRVARWIVSNAERPFAFMQDYTVHGWEDHHFAYLPKGSRGIDQYIGDPEMVGVGHGSAFISMRMQVLFDEGAPVIATDPHPDNARAIAVYKKLGFEPFGPPQKTKWGLILPMLAKN, encoded by the coding sequence ATGATGACAACCAATCAATACAGTTTTCGCAAGGTGACGCTGGATGATCTCGATATGCTCATGGGATGGCAATCGAACCCGCATGTCCGTGAATGGTGGGGTTCAGATGAGCCATACAATGAAGCGGACTTGGCTGATCCTCGGGTAGCGCGCTGGATTGTTTCAAACGCCGAACGCCCATTTGCGTTCATGCAGGACTACACAGTTCACGGGTGGGAAGATCACCATTTTGCCTATCTTCCCAAAGGCTCGCGGGGAATTGACCAATATATCGGAGACCCCGAAATGGTCGGTGTTGGGCATGGATCAGCATTTATCAGCATGAGAATGCAGGTTCTCTTTGATGAGGGGGCACCTGTGATCGCGACTGATCCGCATCCAGACAATGCACGGGCGATAGCCGTCTACAAGAAGCTGGGTTTCGAGCCGTTTGGACCACCTCAGAAGACAAAGTGGGGTCTGATCTTGCCCATGTTGGCTAAGAACTAA
- a CDS encoding cupin domain-containing protein encodes MLTRFLASLALAALSITTASAEDGHGDKVTIVFDRPLPNVPGKSMKGVLVEYEPGGSSPGHTHPDSAFIYATVLEGAIVSSVNGEPERTYKAGDNFYEEPGARHGVSKNASDTEPSSLLAVFVVDTAEKELTTPTTE; translated from the coding sequence ATGCTCACACGATTTCTCGCGAGTCTTGCGCTCGCAGCATTGTCGATCACCACAGCCTCTGCCGAAGACGGACACGGGGACAAGGTGACGATCGTATTCGACCGGCCGCTTCCGAATGTGCCGGGCAAAAGCATGAAGGGTGTGCTCGTCGAATACGAGCCTGGCGGCTCGTCGCCCGGCCACACGCACCCGGACTCCGCCTTCATCTATGCGACGGTGCTTGAAGGCGCGATCGTCAGCAGCGTCAATGGCGAGCCGGAACGGACCTACAAGGCCGGCGACAACTTCTACGAAGAGCCCGGCGCCCGTCATGGGGTCAGCAAGAACGCCAGCGACACGGAACCGTCAAGCCTGCTCGCCGTCTTCGTCGTCGACACCGCCGAAAAGGAACTGACCACACCCACCACGGAGTGA